The following coding sequences are from one Arthrobacter sp. 24S4-2 window:
- the eat gene encoding ethanolamine permease, producing MSSRPLEQPVNDDEGYLHHRQLKRGAAGWVLLAGLGVAYVISGDFAGWNLGLAQGGWGGLLIAFILMGIMYTCMVFGLAELSSALPTTGAGYGFARRALGPLGGFATGMAVLIEYAVAPAAIATFIGGYVEALGLFGLTNSWPVYLITFAVFVGIHLRGVGEALKLIFAITTIAVIALAAVVIGLVPHFNAANLFDVVPDGSPTSSAFLPMGIGGAVGALVYAIWFFLAVEGVPLAAEETANPKKDMPRGIIVAVVILVVFGALMLVLVPGAAGSEAMGVSNNPLPEALRLAYGGNTVLADFVNYAGLAGLVASFFSIIYAYSRQLFALSRAGYLPKWLSLTGKRRTPYWALIVPGALGFLLAATTGNGALLINIAVFGATVSYVLLNLSHIVLRVKEPGLSRGYRTPGGAVTTSVALLLAAVAVVATFVVDVMAASITAAVFAAALLYYWFYSRHRIVAGAPEEEFAQLAAAEAELSN from the coding sequence ATGTCATCACGTCCCTTGGAGCAACCCGTCAACGACGACGAGGGCTACCTCCATCACCGTCAACTCAAACGTGGAGCGGCCGGGTGGGTCCTACTGGCGGGCCTCGGTGTTGCCTATGTCATCTCCGGAGATTTCGCCGGCTGGAACCTGGGCCTGGCCCAGGGCGGCTGGGGCGGTCTCCTCATCGCATTCATTCTGATGGGCATCATGTACACCTGCATGGTGTTCGGATTGGCCGAACTCTCCTCCGCATTGCCCACCACCGGCGCGGGCTACGGATTTGCGCGCAGGGCTCTTGGCCCGCTGGGCGGCTTTGCCACCGGGATGGCCGTGCTGATCGAATACGCTGTCGCGCCCGCCGCCATCGCCACCTTCATCGGCGGCTATGTCGAAGCCCTGGGCCTGTTCGGCCTCACCAACTCCTGGCCGGTCTATCTCATCACCTTCGCTGTCTTCGTCGGAATCCATCTTCGCGGAGTCGGCGAAGCGCTGAAACTGATCTTTGCGATCACCACAATCGCCGTCATCGCTTTGGCTGCCGTGGTCATCGGCCTGGTACCGCATTTCAACGCGGCAAACCTCTTCGATGTCGTGCCGGACGGTTCCCCGACCTCCAGCGCCTTCCTTCCCATGGGCATCGGAGGTGCAGTCGGAGCCCTCGTGTACGCCATCTGGTTTTTCCTGGCAGTCGAAGGTGTCCCGCTGGCTGCTGAAGAGACAGCGAACCCCAAGAAGGACATGCCCCGGGGCATCATCGTTGCCGTTGTGATTCTCGTGGTCTTCGGAGCACTGATGCTCGTCCTGGTTCCCGGCGCAGCCGGGTCAGAGGCGATGGGTGTCTCGAACAACCCGCTTCCGGAAGCGCTCCGCCTGGCCTACGGGGGTAACACAGTCCTTGCTGACTTTGTGAACTATGCAGGGCTGGCGGGGCTGGTGGCCAGCTTCTTCTCCATCATCTACGCCTACTCCCGGCAGCTCTTCGCCCTGTCCCGCGCGGGGTACCTTCCCAAGTGGTTGTCATTGACGGGCAAGAGGCGGACCCCGTACTGGGCGCTCATCGTCCCCGGCGCCCTCGGATTCCTCCTTGCTGCCACCACCGGCAACGGTGCCCTGCTCATCAATATCGCGGTGTTCGGAGCGACCGTCTCGTATGTGCTGCTGAACCTGTCGCACATAGTCCTGCGGGTGAAGGAACCCGGCCTTTCCCGGGGATACCGGACCCCTGGAGGTGCCGTCACCACATCCGTCGCCCTGCTTCTCGCTGCTGTTGCGGTCGTTGCCACGTTCGTCGTCGACGTCATGGCAGCATCCATCACCGCCGCAGTGTTCGCCGCCGCCCTCCTCTACTACTGGTTCTACAGCCGCCACCGGATTGTGGCAGGGGCGCCCGAAGAGGAATTTGCACAGCTCGCGGCAGCCGAAGCCGAACTCAGCAACTGA
- a CDS encoding FadR/GntR family transcriptional regulator: MEEASLEVPTTLIRPVRHGNAFEETIERLLQNIKLGLFGVGDKLPAERELSDLLGVSRATLRDALAELQKAGYVEIRRGRSGGTYVSARRLVELRGAADLDPAEVNDVLTYRAVLEPAAASLAAKAMLSPRQRRHLLDTLADVAAAPVELYRPKDARFHVAIAELCGSPSLVAAVADARARVSDLLDRIPFLEPNLEHSNRQHQEIVDAILRGDADGAYQVTLDHLQGTASLLHGFLVSPENSSVAASDVP; encoded by the coding sequence ATGGAAGAGGCATCGCTTGAGGTTCCCACTACGCTCATACGGCCGGTCCGGCACGGAAACGCCTTTGAAGAAACCATCGAACGGCTGCTCCAGAACATCAAGCTGGGGCTCTTCGGCGTCGGTGACAAGTTGCCCGCCGAGCGGGAGCTCTCGGATTTGCTGGGCGTGTCACGGGCGACGCTGCGCGACGCCTTAGCGGAGCTTCAAAAGGCCGGCTATGTGGAAATCCGCCGCGGCAGGTCTGGCGGAACCTACGTATCGGCACGAAGGCTCGTGGAACTTAGGGGCGCCGCAGATCTGGACCCTGCGGAAGTCAACGACGTTCTGACCTACCGCGCCGTGCTGGAACCGGCCGCCGCGTCCCTCGCCGCCAAGGCCATGCTGTCTCCAAGGCAGCGGCGTCATCTGCTGGATACGTTGGCCGATGTGGCAGCGGCTCCGGTAGAGCTGTACAGGCCGAAGGACGCGCGGTTTCACGTGGCCATCGCGGAATTGTGTGGATCGCCAAGCCTCGTTGCTGCCGTTGCAGACGCCCGTGCACGGGTTAGCGACCTTCTAGACCGCATCCCGTTCCTGGAGCCCAACCTTGAGCATTCCAACCGGCAGCACCAGGAAATTGTTGACGCTATTCTCCGCGGCGACGCGGATGGCGCCTACCAGGTTACCCTCGATCACCTGCAGGGAACGGCGTCGTTGCTCCATGGATTCCTGGTCTCGCCGGAGAATTCTTCAGTCGCGGCATCCGACGTTCCCTGA
- a CDS encoding DUF4383 domain-containing protein, whose amino-acid sequence MATHTSTGMATRTNVQKGSMLVGAVFLLVGVLGFVPGITSNYGELQFAGHHSEAMLLGLFQVSVLHNIVHLLFGAAGLLLARSATGARSFLLYGGIVYLVLFVYGLVFDQESAANFVPLNAFDNGLHLLLGVGMIALALVLTRGHATKVRS is encoded by the coding sequence ATGGCAACACACACCAGCACCGGCATGGCCACACGCACTAACGTCCAGAAGGGATCAATGCTGGTGGGCGCAGTATTCCTGCTGGTCGGTGTCCTGGGCTTCGTCCCCGGCATCACCAGCAACTACGGCGAGCTGCAGTTTGCGGGCCACCACTCCGAAGCCATGCTGCTGGGCCTCTTCCAGGTCTCAGTGCTGCACAACATCGTCCACCTCCTCTTCGGCGCAGCAGGCCTGCTCCTGGCCCGCAGCGCCACCGGCGCCCGCTCCTTCCTCCTCTACGGCGGAATCGTGTACCTGGTCCTGTTCGTCTACGGCCTGGTGTTCGACCAGGAATCGGCCGCGAACTTCGTCCCGCTGAACGCCTTCGACAACGGACTGCACCTGCTGCTCGGCGTCGGCATGATCGCCCTCGCGCTGGTTCTCACCAGGGGCCATGCCACGAAGGTGCGCTCCTGA
- a CDS encoding TetR/AcrR family transcriptional regulator, translating into MNKRAEQVETTRQRIVDAAVALHGSIGPARTTIAGVAEQAGVTRLTVYRHFADDEALFSACSSHWLSQQQRPDPAAWSELADPVERLQAGLTDLYRFYRDGEQMLTRIYGDWHAIPDKHRNELKARDVYFRDTLVEAFPAPGRRSRLRAVVAHSVSFWTWRSLCHDNGLSNRDAVQAMTNLVVTTARPHRP; encoded by the coding sequence ATGAATAAGCGCGCCGAGCAGGTAGAGACAACGCGCCAGCGCATCGTCGACGCCGCCGTGGCCCTGCACGGTTCAATAGGCCCTGCCCGCACCACCATTGCCGGCGTCGCCGAGCAGGCGGGGGTGACACGCTTGACCGTCTACCGGCATTTTGCCGACGACGAGGCGCTGTTCTCTGCGTGTTCCTCGCATTGGCTCTCACAGCAGCAGCGGCCCGACCCGGCTGCGTGGTCAGAGCTCGCGGACCCCGTGGAACGCCTGCAGGCCGGCCTGACTGACCTCTACCGGTTCTATCGCGACGGTGAGCAGATGCTCACGCGCATCTACGGTGACTGGCATGCAATTCCGGACAAGCACCGCAACGAGCTCAAAGCGCGCGATGTGTATTTCCGGGACACGCTCGTTGAGGCCTTTCCGGCGCCCGGCAGGAGGAGCCGGCTGCGCGCCGTCGTCGCCCACTCCGTTTCGTTCTGGACGTGGCGGTCCCTCTGCCACGACAACGGGCTTTCGAATCGGGACGCCGTCCAGGCCATGACCAACCTGGTAGTAACCACGGCACGCCCGCACCGGCCGTAG
- a CDS encoding cupin domain-containing protein: protein MGAEKAPRLTVVQPGEGRQGSLGSIGVVFKLFGEHTNDRLSIVEHPFPVGALVPPHTHTREDEYSIVLEGEIGFRSGEREAVLGAGGYITKPRGELHTMWNAGKVPARMIEVISPAGFEHFFWGLAENLEGGGPPDPEVLGKLAAEYGLQFGEAPWLPDIIARYGLTPPRG from the coding sequence ATGGGCGCTGAGAAGGCTCCGCGGCTTACGGTCGTGCAGCCAGGGGAAGGACGCCAGGGCAGCCTCGGGAGTATCGGGGTTGTCTTCAAACTGTTTGGTGAACACACCAACGATCGGCTCTCGATCGTGGAGCACCCGTTCCCGGTCGGTGCCTTGGTTCCGCCGCATACTCATACCCGTGAGGACGAGTACTCGATCGTCCTCGAAGGCGAGATCGGATTCCGCTCCGGTGAGCGCGAGGCGGTGCTCGGTGCCGGGGGTTACATCACCAAGCCACGCGGCGAGCTGCACACCATGTGGAACGCGGGCAAAGTCCCGGCGAGGATGATCGAAGTGATCAGTCCCGCTGGGTTCGAGCATTTCTTCTGGGGGCTGGCCGAAAATCTCGAAGGCGGGGGACCGCCGGACCCAGAGGTTCTCGGCAAACTGGCCGCCGAATACGGTCTTCAGTTCGGCGAGGCGCCCTGGCTGCCGGACATCATCGCCCGGTACGGCCTGACTCCTCCGAGGGGCTGA
- a CDS encoding HoxN/HupN/NixA family nickel/cobalt transporter: MAVQPHLERKRPWAAPAAVAARKSLAPLARMAAVVLLLHVLGWGALLISLAPQNLHPGSSQVFGVGIGVGAYLLGMRHAFDVDHIAAIDCTTRKLMGEGLRPVSVGFWFSLGHSSIVFGLCLLLAAGSRALGSQLGDDASWWRDVLGFVGTTISGLFLYILAFLNLALLIRVISDFRRLRAGHGAVQESGFTSGLMARVLRPVMRCITRPSQMYLVGLLFGLGFDTATEVTLLVVAGGAAAAELPWYAVLALPVLFAAGMSLLDSLDGWFMNVAYDWAFSKPGRSLLYNIALTGLSAAVALAVGTVELLSVIAAKAGVTSGMFEAIGGIDLTRMGFAVVGLFVLAWLAGVFVWRYGRHGWALPRHVSR; the protein is encoded by the coding sequence ATGGCCGTTCAGCCCCACCTTGAGCGGAAAAGGCCCTGGGCTGCGCCCGCCGCAGTAGCCGCGCGGAAGTCGCTGGCACCGCTGGCCCGCATGGCCGCCGTCGTACTCCTGCTGCACGTCCTGGGCTGGGGAGCGCTGCTTATAAGTCTCGCCCCGCAGAACCTTCACCCCGGTTCCAGCCAGGTCTTCGGCGTGGGGATCGGCGTCGGAGCCTATCTGCTCGGCATGCGCCACGCGTTCGACGTCGACCACATCGCCGCCATTGACTGCACCACCCGTAAGCTCATGGGAGAAGGCCTGCGGCCCGTCTCCGTTGGCTTCTGGTTCTCACTGGGCCACTCCAGCATCGTCTTTGGCCTCTGCCTGCTGCTCGCTGCGGGATCTCGTGCCCTGGGAAGCCAACTCGGTGACGACGCCTCGTGGTGGCGCGACGTTCTGGGATTTGTGGGCACCACCATCTCAGGGCTGTTTCTCTACATCCTGGCGTTCCTCAACCTGGCCCTGCTGATCCGCGTCATCTCGGACTTCCGCCGGCTGCGGGCCGGCCATGGGGCAGTCCAGGAGAGCGGCTTCACCTCGGGCCTGATGGCCCGGGTCCTGCGCCCGGTCATGCGGTGCATCACCCGGCCATCGCAGATGTACCTGGTGGGGCTGCTGTTCGGCCTGGGATTCGACACCGCCACCGAGGTCACGCTGCTGGTGGTTGCCGGGGGAGCGGCGGCCGCCGAACTTCCCTGGTACGCGGTCCTTGCCCTGCCAGTCCTTTTCGCCGCGGGCATGAGCCTGCTGGACAGCCTGGACGGATGGTTCATGAACGTCGCCTATGACTGGGCTTTTTCGAAGCCGGGGCGGAGTCTGCTGTACAACATCGCCCTGACCGGGCTGTCCGCCGCCGTCGCCCTGGCCGTGGGGACAGTGGAACTGCTGTCCGTGATCGCAGCGAAAGCGGGCGTCACTTCCGGGATGTTTGAGGCCATTGGCGGCATCGATCTGACGCGCATGGGCTTTGCCGTTGTCGGTCTGTTTGTTCTCGCCTGGCTGGCGGGGGTCTTCGTTTGGAGGTATGGACGCCACGGGTGGGCGCTGCCGCGGCATGTGAGCCGCTGA
- a CDS encoding SDR family oxidoreductase: MPRTSVITGAASGIGKATKELLEHRGERVIGADIHDADVVVDLSTAEGRGALVEEASRLSGGSLDAIYAVAGLAVPAPATVAVNYFGTVATLEGLRPLLAGAKAPRAVLVSSMAALMSSDGELVALLAEGDETAAMARAEVLAKEPTTTGQLIYASTKLALSRWVRRQAASAAWAGAGIPLNAVAPGIIATPMTAELIATPEGRESLLGVVPMPLNGIAEPIVVARLLAWLNSEENTHLCGQVVYVDGGSDVVLRGDSVW, encoded by the coding sequence ATGCCTCGCACATCCGTCATCACGGGCGCCGCCTCAGGCATCGGGAAGGCAACGAAGGAACTCCTCGAGCACCGGGGCGAACGCGTCATCGGAGCCGACATCCACGACGCCGACGTGGTGGTGGATCTTTCCACGGCTGAAGGGCGCGGGGCCCTGGTCGAGGAGGCAAGCAGGCTCAGCGGCGGCTCGCTCGACGCCATCTACGCCGTCGCCGGCCTGGCCGTTCCGGCCCCCGCCACTGTTGCCGTGAACTACTTCGGCACTGTCGCCACGCTTGAAGGGCTCCGGCCCCTTCTGGCCGGCGCGAAGGCTCCACGGGCCGTCCTCGTTTCATCGATGGCAGCCCTCATGTCAAGCGACGGTGAGCTGGTCGCCCTGCTGGCCGAGGGGGACGAGACGGCAGCCATGGCCCGCGCCGAGGTCCTGGCCAAGGAGCCGACGACCACCGGACAGCTTATCTACGCTTCGACCAAGCTGGCGCTCTCGCGGTGGGTTCGACGCCAAGCCGCCTCGGCGGCGTGGGCCGGGGCCGGGATCCCGCTGAATGCAGTAGCACCCGGCATCATCGCCACGCCCATGACGGCCGAGCTGATCGCCACTCCGGAAGGGCGGGAGTCGCTGCTGGGAGTGGTCCCGATGCCGCTGAACGGTATTGCTGAGCCGATCGTCGTCGCCCGCCTGCTGGCTTGGCTCAACAGCGAGGAGAATACGCACCTGTGCGGGCAGGTCGTTTACGTCGACGGCGGCAGCGACGTCGTCCTGCGGGGCGACTCCGTGTGGTGA
- a CDS encoding YceI family protein, which translates to MTEILSDFSGEWRFDPTHTRIGFSTRHAMVTKVRGAFNDFEGAIQVNAENPELSSARMTIKVASIDTRNADRDQHLRTNEFFDAPQFPEITFSSNRVDQVDDGHFIVGGDVTIRGVTKDIAIPLDFIGVERDPMGNLRAGFEGSRRIDRQDFGLTWNAALDSGGVLISDKITLEFEISAVKVEELAA; encoded by the coding sequence ATGACTGAAATCTTGTCGGACTTTTCGGGCGAGTGGCGCTTCGACCCGACCCATACCCGAATCGGTTTTTCCACCCGCCACGCGATGGTGACCAAGGTGCGGGGGGCGTTCAACGATTTCGAGGGCGCCATCCAGGTCAATGCGGAAAACCCCGAGCTTTCGTCGGCGCGAATGACTATCAAGGTGGCCAGCATCGACACCCGTAACGCGGACCGCGACCAGCACCTGCGCACCAACGAATTCTTCGACGCCCCACAGTTTCCGGAGATTACCTTCTCCAGCAACCGGGTGGACCAGGTCGACGACGGCCACTTCATCGTTGGCGGTGACGTCACCATTCGCGGAGTCACCAAGGACATAGCCATCCCGCTGGACTTCATCGGCGTCGAACGTGACCCCATGGGCAACTTGCGGGCCGGCTTCGAAGGCTCCCGCCGGATTGACAGGCAGGACTTCGGCCTCACCTGGAATGCTGCGCTTGACTCCGGCGGGGTCCTCATCTCGGACAAGATCACCCTTGAATTCGAAATCTCCGCCGTGAAAGTCGAAGAACTGGCGGCCTGA
- a CDS encoding bifunctional 2-polyprenyl-6-hydroxyphenol methylase/3-demethylubiquinol 3-O-methyltransferase UbiG — MLDEAKYASLLPIEETVLRNIVVGADVVHPMSGHGIDDVALTHLGARSVTGVDYSPAAASAAQRRADELGVDCRYVTATLPASGLIDNSADLVYTGKGALIWVEDLEAWLTEMRRLLRPGGHLFIYEAHPMTPLWSWDRDKVEVRRGRGYFARSHVNDSFPAGGAVEYQRTFAETIMAITGADFEILHLEEHAEPFWRPEGMDAAAWDGQVPNAFSLLARHRA, encoded by the coding sequence GTGCTGGACGAGGCGAAGTACGCCAGTCTGCTTCCCATCGAGGAAACCGTGCTCCGCAACATCGTCGTCGGCGCCGACGTAGTGCACCCGATGAGCGGCCACGGCATCGACGACGTGGCGCTGACACACCTTGGTGCCCGCAGCGTCACCGGTGTCGACTACAGCCCAGCAGCCGCGTCCGCAGCGCAACGCCGGGCAGACGAACTCGGCGTCGACTGCAGGTATGTGACCGCGACGCTGCCGGCGAGTGGCCTCATCGATAACTCGGCCGACCTCGTCTACACCGGCAAGGGTGCGCTGATCTGGGTCGAGGATCTTGAGGCATGGCTGACCGAGATGCGCCGCCTGCTGCGACCAGGAGGCCACCTCTTCATCTATGAAGCGCACCCCATGACGCCGTTGTGGAGTTGGGACCGCGACAAGGTCGAGGTGCGTCGTGGCCGTGGGTACTTCGCCCGAAGCCATGTCAACGATTCATTTCCTGCGGGCGGTGCTGTCGAGTACCAGCGGACATTCGCGGAGACGATCATGGCGATCACCGGTGCAGACTTCGAGATCCTGCACCTCGAGGAGCACGCCGAACCCTTCTGGCGGCCCGAAGGCATGGACGCAGCCGCTTGGGACGGCCAGGTTCCGAATGCTTTCAGCCTGCTCGCACGGCACAGAGCTTGA
- a CDS encoding MFS transporter — MTSTIATRATAGIATSGRRAGSIGLWLVMLAQLMLVLDATVVNVALPHIATDLHFTRAELSWVLNGYAVAFGGLLLLGGRIGDVFGRRRTFLVGVAAFTLFSLLGGLATSPLLLVIARALQGLGAAFAAPSVLALITTSARDDGARNRALALFSAIASMGGALGLILGGLLTDLTSWRWTLFINVPIGVVVLIAVPRLITETPRRPGRFDVLGAVTATGGAVAIVWALIQAGDVGWSSPRTIGGLVVGAALIAVLAITERRVAHPLLRPELLRSPSRVAALAAMAATYGGMLAMFFLMVQYLEDDLHLSPMVTGLAFLPMPLSIFAMSRIVPRLVERFGAVRLVIIGAALRVVAFLPLTQLGPDTPFVVVMAALLLTGISAGMTFMPLTTLALRNVEPEHAGSASGLFQTMQQLGGAVGLAIVASTYAAFAVPGDFLTGGRAGFWSATILSALALAAVVGLVIRPRKVA, encoded by the coding sequence ATGACATCCACAATCGCCACACGCGCGACCGCCGGGATCGCTACATCCGGCCGCCGCGCCGGCAGCATCGGCCTCTGGCTGGTCATGCTCGCCCAACTCATGCTTGTCCTCGACGCGACAGTCGTAAACGTCGCACTCCCCCACATCGCCACCGACCTCCATTTCACCCGGGCCGAGCTCAGCTGGGTCCTGAACGGCTACGCCGTTGCCTTCGGCGGCCTCCTGCTGCTCGGCGGACGGATCGGAGACGTCTTCGGCCGCCGCCGCACGTTCCTGGTGGGCGTCGCAGCCTTCACGCTCTTCTCACTGCTCGGCGGCCTTGCCACCTCACCCCTTCTCCTCGTCATCGCCCGCGCACTCCAAGGCCTCGGTGCCGCGTTCGCCGCCCCGAGCGTGCTCGCGCTCATCACCACCAGCGCGCGGGACGACGGCGCGCGGAACCGGGCGCTCGCGCTGTTCTCCGCCATCGCCTCGATGGGCGGAGCGCTCGGGCTCATCCTCGGCGGCCTGCTCACCGACCTCACCAGCTGGCGGTGGACCCTCTTCATCAACGTGCCCATCGGCGTCGTCGTTCTCATTGCCGTGCCGCGCCTTATCACTGAAACTCCCCGGAGACCCGGGCGCTTCGACGTGCTCGGAGCGGTGACCGCAACGGGCGGCGCCGTCGCCATCGTGTGGGCCCTCATCCAAGCGGGCGACGTCGGCTGGTCCAGTCCCCGCACGATCGGCGGCCTCGTGGTCGGCGCGGCGCTGATCGCTGTGCTCGCCATCACCGAGCGGAGAGTGGCCCACCCCCTGCTCCGCCCGGAACTGCTCCGCAGCCCGAGCCGGGTGGCGGCGCTGGCTGCGATGGCGGCCACCTACGGCGGGATGCTTGCGATGTTCTTCCTCATGGTCCAGTACCTCGAAGACGATCTGCACCTCTCGCCGATGGTGACGGGCCTGGCTTTCCTGCCGATGCCCTTGAGCATCTTCGCGATGTCGCGAATCGTCCCGCGGCTGGTCGAGCGCTTCGGGGCCGTCCGCCTCGTCATCATCGGCGCCGCCCTTCGCGTCGTCGCCTTCCTGCCGCTCACGCAGCTGGGTCCGGACACCCCCTTCGTGGTCGTCATGGCTGCCCTGCTGTTGACGGGAATCTCGGCCGGCATGACGTTCATGCCGCTCACGACGCTCGCGCTTCGCAACGTCGAACCCGAGCACGCAGGGTCCGCCTCCGGGCTTTTCCAGACAATGCAGCAACTTGGCGGCGCCGTCGGACTGGCCATCGTGGCTTCGACCTACGCGGCCTTCGCTGTCCCCGGCGACTTCCTGACCGGTGGACGGGCCGGGTTCTGGTCGGCGACCATCCTCTCCGCCCTCGCGCTGGCAGCCGTCGTCGGGCTGGTCATCAGGCCCCGGAAGGTGGCCTGA